ATCTTCGGGATGGCGTGCATCATCACGAATCATAGCGGGTAAATACCACAAAAACTTTTTTTCGATGTCATGGATGGTGAGTTCATGGTGTTTGAAGCGTTCGGTAAATTTGGGCCCAAGTTCGAATCGTTTTCCGCAGAGGACAGTTCCCCATTCGGCATTTTCGGCATGGGCTTGGATAAAGGTGCTATAAGGAACACAGTCACCGTCGATGAAGATCAGATATTCATTGGATGAAGCTTGGATAGCGTTATTCATCGCTTTATTTTTCCACCATCCGTCATCTTCTTGAGTGAGGTGGATGAGGTTAGAAAAACGATCTTTTTGAGTAGCGATAAACTCTCGCATCTCTATGGAATCACCGTCTTCAGAGATAATAATCTCATCAGCATGGAGGGTTTGATGTTCTAAACTCTCCAAAATAAACCCAAGTGCTTCAGTGTCTTTGTATACGGAGATAATGATAGTGGTTTTAGGATAAGGCATAGACTAAATCTCCTAGAAATGGTAACGTTATTTTATAGGATATTGGCTGATTTTAACGACTCTAAAATTATTGTCGGCGTGATTTGAGACATACAAATATTATCAGTGCACTGTTTCATCGTTTGGGTTTTATAACATGGTGAACAGGGTAATTGTAATGAAATAGGGTGCACCGAGTTGGTATTACTTTTATAGGGGCTATCGGTGATAGGGTTGTTAGGACCCATTAAAACAAACGTTGGAGTATCGATCGCTGCTCCGATATGTCCTGTCGCTGAATCGGTACAGATAAGCCCTTGTGCATGTTGAACGGTAGTTATAAGTTCCGAGATTGACAGTTGAGCGACCAAATCAGTTACATTAGCTGGATAGGGTTTTATATGATCAAAAAAAGCTTCTTCACCACGTGCACCTACAATAACTATCGCTATTTCGGTGCTGAGTGTTTGGATGAGTGTACGCCAATGTTCAAATGGCCATGCTCGGTAGTTAAGCCCTTTTTTCTGGTTGTGAGAGTTGCTGGGTGCAATGACAAGATAGTGTTCTGGTAAAGAAACTTTTGCTTTGAGATGATCCAAGGATGTTCCAAAGAGGGTTGGTTTGGCGTTTGTAAGAATAGCCGTATCAATGATATCTCGATAATAATATTTAGTTGCTTCGCCTCGATTGATAGTTTGATTTTCTGCTGTTTCTAATATCCCCATCCCTGTCTTATGTGTTGCGTGAATCGCTTTAATGAGGCTTTTAAATTGTTTACCGAATTCCAATGAGATGAGTAAGTTATACGGATTCTCTTTGGAAGCGCGGATAATGGCACGTTTTTGGGGACTAAGCCAAATAGGGATTTTTTTGTGTTTCAGAGGGAAAATTTGATGGACGCGAGGATCATTTTCGAACAATTTTCCGGTTCCTGGTGTAGTGATAAAATCGATACTAATGTCTCCGTATTGTGTGCGTAAAGCATCGATAACTGCTGTGGCATAAATCAAATCACCGAGTGCTCCGCAACGGAGGATTAGTGCGCGTTTGATTGTGCGTGACGTAGACATTTAGATCGTTGATGTGTATTTTTTCAAATACCACTCGATGGTTTTTATGATACCGGTATCAAAATTTTCATCTGCTTTCCACCCAAGCTCCGTTTCAAGTTTGGTTGCATCGATAGCATAACGGCGATCATGCCCCGCGCGGTCTTCAACGTAGGTTATAAGCTCTTTATAGCTTGTGCCGTCTGATCTGGGTTGCATACTATCGAGCAATGAACAGATACGATCCACGATTTGGTTGTTGTTACGCTCATTACGTCCGCCGATATTGTACACTTCACCTGAACGTCCTGTGTGATAGACAATATCGATCCCTTTGCAGTGGTCTAACACATAGAGCCAGTCACGGATGTTTTTGCCATCACCATAAACGGGAATATTCTCTCCATTCAGTGCTTTGCGGATAACGGTCGGGATTAGTTTCTCGTTGTGCTGTTTTGGTCCGTAGTTGTTCGAGCAGTTGGTAATAACCGTATTCATCCCATAGGTATGATGGTAAGAACGGACAATCATATCTGAACCTGCTTTAGAAGCACTATAAGGGCTGTTAGGTGCATAGGAAGTCTCTTCGGTGAATAGATCACTTGGATCATCTGTGAGTGTTCCGTAGACTTCATCGGTACTGATA
The sequence above is drawn from the Sulfuricurvum sp. genome and encodes:
- a CDS encoding glycosyltransferase, which translates into the protein MPYPKTTIIISVYKDTEALGFILESLEHQTLHADEIIISEDGDSIEMREFIATQKDRFSNLIHLTQEDDGWWKNKAMNNAIQASSNEYLIFIDGDCVPYSTFIQAHAENAEWGTVLCGKRFELGPKFTERFKHHELTIHDIEKKFLWYLPAMIRDDARHPEDGLTFKSHSFISRQIHKRYVRHIIGCNWSCYKEDFLKINGFDETYRLPAEGEDVDPSWRFRGVGIELKSCRNNANILHLYHPKRFSAIEGDVNKAIMERHRADNAFYCKNGIVKL
- a CDS encoding glycosyltransferase family 9 protein, with amino-acid sequence MSTSRTIKRALILRCGALGDLIYATAVIDALRTQYGDISIDFITTPGTGKLFENDPRVHQIFPLKHKKIPIWLSPQKRAIIRASKENPYNLLISLEFGKQFKSLIKAIHATHKTGMGILETAENQTINRGEATKYYYRDIIDTAILTNAKPTLFGTSLDHLKAKVSLPEHYLVIAPSNSHNQKKGLNYRAWPFEHWRTLIQTLSTEIAIVIVGARGEEAFFDHIKPYPANVTDLVAQLSISELITTVQHAQGLICTDSATGHIGAAIDTPTFVLMGPNNPITDSPYKSNTNSVHPISLQLPCSPCYKTQTMKQCTDNICMSQITPTIILESLKSANIL
- the rfbB gene encoding dTDP-glucose 4,6-dehydratase, whose product is MKTILVTGCAGFIGSNFVPYFLEKYPDTRLINLDLLTYAGDMNNLNDAPQNDRHIFIQGDICDRPLIESLFEQYDIRGVIHFAAESHVDNSIKNPGVFVQTNVNGTFTLIDVAYKTWMEKPFVYKTGFEGCRFHHISTDEVYGTLTDDPSDLFTEETSYAPNSPYSASKAGSDMIVRSYHHTYGMNTVITNCSNNYGPKQHNEKLIPTVIRKALNGENIPVYGDGKNIRDWLYVLDHCKGIDIVYHTGRSGEVYNIGGRNERNNNQIVDRICSLLDSMQPRSDGTSYKELITYVEDRAGHDRRYAIDATKLETELGWKADENFDTGIIKTIEWYLKKYTSTI